One window of the Chitinophaga niabensis genome contains the following:
- a CDS encoding phosphatidate cytidylyltransferase, producing the protein MKTFITRTITALFFVAIMLGGMLYNDYTFFLLFFLINFFALKEYFKLVRLIDPEYNEISPWHKYGVLVAGCAIMMAFSGPNFSFGELSLGEIGWVTAFIFILVLPLGEILMSKNFTLKFIGYSLLGLLYVTVPLGLLVDIRVGHQGGSLTESLSFSMYGALIPLLLIFFIWINDTMAYIVGSLIGRTPFFPSISPKKTIEGTVGGMVLAIAAAGIYGYFWGNELLYWPHWIALATIAAIFGSAGDLLESRLKRMAGVKDSGKIMPGHGGFLDRFDSLLVAAPFAWIYVLLFVFK; encoded by the coding sequence ATGAAGACCTTTATCACGCGTACCATTACTGCTTTGTTTTTTGTAGCAATCATGCTGGGAGGCATGTTGTATAATGATTACACGTTCTTCCTCTTATTTTTCCTGATCAACTTCTTTGCCTTAAAAGAATATTTCAAACTGGTAAGGCTGATCGATCCGGAGTACAATGAAATTTCGCCCTGGCATAAGTATGGTGTACTGGTAGCAGGCTGCGCCATCATGATGGCTTTCTCAGGACCTAACTTCAGTTTCGGGGAATTGTCCCTGGGCGAAATAGGCTGGGTCACCGCCTTTATTTTCATACTGGTACTTCCACTCGGAGAGATACTTATGAGTAAGAACTTCACCCTGAAATTTATCGGGTATTCCCTCCTTGGTCTCTTATATGTAACTGTTCCATTGGGACTGCTGGTAGATATCCGCGTAGGGCATCAGGGCGGCTCTCTCACGGAATCATTGTCATTCAGCATGTATGGGGCACTGATCCCCTTATTGCTGATCTTTTTTATCTGGATCAACGATACCATGGCCTACATTGTAGGTTCCCTCATTGGCCGCACACCTTTTTTCCCTTCCATTTCACCAAAGAAAACCATTGAAGGAACTGTAGGCGGAATGGTACTGGCTATTGCCGCCGCCGGGATCTATGGATATTTCTGGGGGAATGAGCTGCTGTACTGGCCTCACTGGATAGCTTTAGCTACTATCGCCGCTATCTTTGGTTCTGCGGGTGATCTTCTGGAATCCCGCCTGAAAAGAATGGCTGGCGTAAAAGATTCCGGTAAGATAATGCCGGGCCACGGAGGTTTCCTGGATCGCTTCGATTCCTTGCTGGTAGCGGCCCCGTTTGCATGGATCTATGTACTGCTCTTTGTTTTTAAATAG
- a CDS encoding putative signal transducing protein has protein sequence MEKDWVKVFGSNISFEAEIIKGMLLENEIDAVVVNRQDSSFVQMLPGMDEVYVHNSNEAKAKELIAASQEGKMENNL, from the coding sequence ATGGAAAAAGACTGGGTTAAAGTATTTGGCAGTAATATATCCTTTGAAGCGGAGATCATCAAAGGAATGCTGCTCGAAAATGAGATCGATGCCGTGGTAGTGAACCGCCAGGATTCATCCTTTGTGCAAATGTTACCGGGTATGGATGAAGTGTACGTACATAATTCCAACGAAGCGAAAGCAAAAGAACTGATTGCCGCAAGTCAGGAAGGGAAGATGGAAAACAATCTGTAG
- a CDS encoding CPBP family intramembrane glutamic endopeptidase, producing MQLATIFGIWIGFVLITQLGMVTFFPAISGGYTIGDYKDPAAWNSPNFIFAMKVFQMLYSVVGFLVPGLLFAYLTHPEPATYLGIRQKPKLVQLLLALLIIFCSLPLVGALSEWNTSWPIPQSLRDLEESLAEQTKRLLDMPDIGAMFLNLFMLALLPAIAEEVLFRGVVQRILTQMVKNGWVAAIITGIIFSVIHFQFLGFMPRFLLGFLMGAIYFVTGNLWLPIAGHFLNNGLQVVLVYLYQIKLISYDATKDEHVPLYFVFISIAVTGILLWQLQQRAKLAGQTFALPPEPEEEENDNESIFNKD from the coding sequence ATGCAATTGGCCACTATTTTCGGCATCTGGATAGGATTTGTATTGATCACACAACTGGGCATGGTCACCTTCTTCCCTGCTATCAGTGGCGGCTACACGATAGGGGATTATAAAGATCCCGCAGCCTGGAACAGCCCGAACTTCATCTTTGCCATGAAGGTCTTTCAGATGCTCTATTCTGTAGTGGGCTTCCTGGTGCCGGGTTTGCTCTTTGCCTACCTTACACATCCTGAACCGGCTACCTACCTGGGTATCAGGCAAAAACCAAAGCTGGTGCAATTGCTGTTGGCATTACTGATCATCTTTTGCTCCCTGCCCCTGGTAGGCGCATTGAGTGAATGGAATACCTCCTGGCCCATTCCGCAAAGCCTGCGGGACCTGGAAGAAAGCCTGGCCGAACAAACAAAACGGTTGCTGGATATGCCGGACATAGGGGCCATGTTCCTGAACCTCTTTATGCTGGCCCTATTACCCGCCATCGCAGAAGAAGTACTGTTCAGAGGAGTAGTGCAAAGGATCCTGACGCAAATGGTTAAGAACGGCTGGGTGGCTGCTATTATCACCGGCATTATCTTCAGTGTGATCCATTTCCAGTTCCTCGGATTTATGCCACGGTTTTTGCTGGGTTTCCTGATGGGCGCCATATACTTTGTAACGGGCAACCTCTGGTTACCCATAGCGGGGCATTTTTTGAACAATGGGCTGCAAGTAGTGTTAGTGTATCTTTACCAGATTAAGCTGATCAGCTATGATGCCACCAAAGATGAACATGTACCCTTGTACTTTGTTTTCATCAGTATAGCGGTTACCGGCATCCTGTTATGGCAACTGCAGCAACGTGCAAAATTGGCTGGCCAGACTTTTGCATTACCGCCAGAGCCGGAAGAAGAAGAAAACGATAATGAGTCAATATTTAATAAAGATTGA
- the dusB gene encoding tRNA dihydrouridine synthase DusB, producing the protein MVKIGDIELGEFPLLLAPMEDVSDPPFRAVCKINGADLMYSEFISSEGLIRDAIKSRQKLDIFDYERPVGIQIFGGDEEPMAMAAQIVEAANPDLLDINFGCPVKKVTCKGAGAGILKDIPKMVKLTAAVVKATRLPVTVKTRLGWDDDTKNIEEVAERLQDVGIKALTIHGRTRTQMYKGHADWTLIGKVKNNPRINIPIFGNGDICTPEQAKAARERFGVDGVMIGRAAIGYPWIFNEIKHFLKTGTHLPPPTVAERVKVCKQHLRHSISWKGDVVGILEMRRHYTNYLKGLPHIKEFRSQLVTCNTASTIEEVLDAVALQYKDHIFERTMPPMNEPVDVPIHPDMELACGFPD; encoded by the coding sequence ATGGTGAAAATAGGAGATATTGAATTGGGTGAATTCCCGTTATTACTGGCGCCCATGGAAGATGTAAGCGATCCCCCTTTTCGTGCAGTGTGTAAAATAAACGGGGCAGATCTGATGTATTCGGAGTTCATTTCTTCGGAGGGCCTTATCCGTGACGCCATTAAAAGCAGGCAGAAATTAGACATCTTTGATTACGAACGCCCTGTAGGTATTCAGATCTTTGGCGGCGATGAAGAACCCATGGCTATGGCAGCCCAGATTGTGGAAGCCGCCAATCCTGACCTGCTGGACATCAACTTCGGCTGCCCGGTAAAAAAAGTGACCTGTAAAGGTGCCGGAGCAGGCATCCTGAAAGATATTCCCAAGATGGTAAAGCTTACAGCAGCTGTGGTAAAGGCTACCCGCCTGCCCGTTACTGTTAAGACCCGCCTGGGTTGGGACGATGATACCAAAAACATTGAGGAAGTGGCAGAACGCCTGCAGGATGTTGGGATTAAAGCCCTTACCATCCATGGCCGTACCCGCACACAAATGTATAAGGGTCATGCGGACTGGACCCTGATCGGGAAAGTAAAGAACAACCCCCGGATCAATATTCCCATTTTCGGGAATGGCGATATCTGTACACCTGAACAGGCAAAGGCCGCCAGGGAAAGGTTTGGAGTAGATGGCGTGATGATCGGCCGTGCGGCTATCGGCTATCCCTGGATCTTTAATGAGATCAAGCATTTCCTGAAAACCGGCACGCATTTGCCACCACCGACTGTAGCTGAACGCGTTAAGGTATGCAAACAGCACCTCCGCCATTCCATCAGCTGGAAGGGAGATGTGGTGGGTATCCTGGAAATGCGCAGGCATTATACGAATTACTTAAAAGGCTTACCCCATATCAAGGAATTCCGCTCACAATTAGTAACTTGCAATACAGCGTCAACCATAGAAGAAGTACTGGATGCTGTAGCATTACAGTATAAAGATCATATATTTGAGAGGACAATGCCCCCAATGAACGAACCAGTGGACGTACCAATTCATCCTGATATGGAGTTAGCGTGTGGTTTCCCAGATTAA
- a CDS encoding HNH endonuclease signature motif containing protein — protein sequence MATIKNLKNEVWKDLQIKNKSALRKRYAVSNMGRVISYRESMDDGKLLNGSTVEGYTVLNIKPADTYQSLYLHREVARLFAKKESPKQKFVIHLDFDKKNNKISNLRWATKEEMEKHQQKSPAKIAYKEMQRNRQKGLKLNVTKVKSIKRLLEKPGKKTMKQIAEQFDISEMQLYRIKSGENWSHVTLP from the coding sequence ATGGCCACGATCAAAAATCTGAAAAACGAAGTCTGGAAAGACTTGCAGATCAAAAACAAATCTGCCCTGCGCAAAAGATACGCAGTGTCCAACATGGGTAGAGTGATCAGTTACCGGGAAAGCATGGACGATGGAAAGTTGTTGAATGGCTCTACCGTTGAGGGTTACACCGTACTCAACATTAAACCTGCAGACACTTATCAATCCCTCTATCTCCACCGCGAAGTTGCCCGGCTGTTTGCAAAGAAAGAAAGCCCCAAACAAAAATTTGTTATCCATCTTGATTTCGACAAGAAGAACAACAAGATTTCCAACCTCCGCTGGGCCACTAAAGAAGAGATGGAAAAACACCAGCAGAAAAGTCCCGCCAAGATAGCTTACAAAGAAATGCAGCGTAACCGCCAGAAAGGGCTGAAGCTGAATGTAACCAAAGTGAAAAGTATCAAACGCCTGCTGGAGAAGCCCGGTAAGAAAACCATGAAGCAGATCGCGGAGCAGTTTGATATCAGCGAAATGCAGCTGTATCGTATTAAGAGTGGCGAGAACTGGAGCCATGTTACTTTGCCTTAA
- the proC gene encoding pyrroline-5-carboxylate reductase, with the protein MSGKKIAIIGGGNLGSAIAKGLLKSGFSKAAEITVTKRNTSTLKDLKEQGVQVESDNAKAISQADVVVVALKPYNVKEVLSELRASFDAKKQILISVVTGVFLDDLEKITLPGLPIFRAMPNTAIAIQESITCICGRNATEEQNHYVKEMFDQLGVSVNIDEKLMDAATVLGACGIAYALRFIRASIQGGIEIGFDARTANLIVAQTVKGAAELLIKEKRHPEEEIDKVTTPKGCTIAGLNEMEHQGFSSSLIKGITASMDKIIKG; encoded by the coding sequence ATGTCCGGTAAAAAGATAGCCATTATTGGCGGCGGCAACCTCGGTTCCGCAATAGCAAAGGGCCTCCTGAAGAGTGGTTTTTCCAAAGCTGCAGAGATCACTGTTACCAAGCGTAACACATCTACCCTCAAAGACCTGAAAGAACAGGGGGTACAGGTAGAATCAGATAATGCCAAAGCCATCAGCCAGGCAGATGTAGTGGTGGTAGCCCTTAAACCGTACAACGTAAAAGAAGTGCTGAGTGAGCTGCGCGCCTCCTTTGATGCTAAAAAACAGATCCTCATCAGCGTGGTAACAGGTGTGTTCCTGGACGATCTTGAAAAGATCACACTTCCCGGCCTGCCTATTTTCCGCGCCATGCCCAATACGGCCATTGCCATCCAGGAATCCATCACCTGCATCTGCGGCCGCAATGCTACAGAAGAACAAAACCACTACGTAAAGGAGATGTTTGACCAGTTAGGCGTGTCCGTAAATATCGATGAGAAACTGATGGATGCAGCCACTGTATTAGGGGCCTGCGGCATTGCTTATGCCTTACGTTTCATCAGGGCCAGCATACAGGGAGGTATTGAAATAGGATTCGATGCCCGTACAGCCAACCTGATCGTTGCGCAAACCGTAAAAGGTGCAGCGGAATTACTGATCAAGGAAAAACGCCATCCTGAAGAAGAGATTGATAAGGTGACTACGCCTAAGGGCTGCACCATTGCAGGTTTAAATGAAATGGAACACCAGGGCTTCAGTTCTTCCCTCATCAAAGGGATCACGGCCTCCATGGATAAGATCATTAAAGGTTAA
- a CDS encoding efflux RND transporter permease subunit, producing the protein MKITEISIKRPTIVVVLFTILTLLGFISYKSLNYELLPKFSSPIVTIATVYPGASPQEVESTITKKIEDAVASMEKIKKLTSKSSESLSVVTVELNNDANVDIGLQDAQRKVNAILAELPGDAKPPSLNKFSLDDLPIMTLSATAKMDDRLFFDLIDKKIQPQLSRLPGVAQITIIGGQEREIKINIDPAKLEAYKLSILQVRQAVTNANLDFPTGKVKTVEQQILVRLAGKYKDVEQLRNLVLTTTATGTQVRLGDVADVQDTQKDAERLARVDGMSAIALQVQKQTDANAVTVSEAVQKAIKGIEKEYAASELKVKIANDASVFTLESADSVIHDLIIAILLVAAVMMLFLHSLRNAIFVMISIPASLIATFIGMKLMGFSLNLMSLLGLSLVVGILVDDAIVVLENIYRHMEMGKNKVRAAFDGVKEIGFTVTSITLVIVVVFLPISLTNELVSKIVREFCVVVMISTMLSLLASFTIVPLLASRFGKLVHLTGKNPFEKFILWFERQLEKFTAWMTGLLKWALAHKTITIVASLALLIASFQLVGKGYIGGEFIPNGDRGQFIVMLEMPKDASLEQTNLATRKVEQILDKKKEVTSLITTVGQTSEDGFGASQATAYKAEVTVMLVAQNLRESSDILGAKVKKELKEQLLGVKVKTTPVSILGTAQRAPIDLIVMGTNLDSVMGFAKVAMAELKTIEGSSEVKLSVEEGNPEINVQVDRDKMSALGLSLETVGGTMQTAFSGTADDSKVKFRQGEYEYDINIRFDDFNRKNIQDVAAIDFVNNRGELVKLSQFATITEGSGPSRLERRDKNTSVSVQSQVMGRPSGTVTQEFTAKLAKLQKPAGVSYIFGGDAENQGDSFSTMGVALLISIIMVYLIMVALYDNYIYPLVVMFSIPLSIIGALLALALTNNTLNIFTILGMIMLIGLVAKNAIILVDFTNQMKEEGQSTYNALIHANHARLRPILMTTIAMVIGMLPIALATGGVASTKNGLAWVIVGGLISSMFLTLIVVPVIYMVVDKIMAKFGMNRISKKRYIRQRMVAPTRKELQLEEVESASMMN; encoded by the coding sequence ATGAAGATCACAGAAATTTCCATAAAGAGGCCTACGATAGTAGTGGTGCTGTTCACCATTCTCACCCTGCTGGGGTTCATCAGCTACAAGTCGTTGAACTATGAGCTGCTGCCCAAGTTCTCCTCTCCGATCGTAACCATTGCCACGGTATACCCTGGCGCCTCCCCACAGGAGGTGGAAAGTACGATCACCAAAAAGATTGAAGACGCGGTGGCTTCCATGGAGAAGATCAAGAAACTGACCTCCAAATCCTCCGAAAGTTTATCCGTAGTAACGGTAGAACTGAACAACGATGCGAATGTGGACATTGGTTTGCAGGATGCGCAAAGGAAAGTGAACGCTATCCTGGCAGAACTTCCCGGCGATGCCAAACCACCTTCCCTCAACAAATTCTCCCTGGACGATCTGCCGATCATGACCTTATCGGCCACCGCTAAAATGGACGACCGTTTGTTCTTTGACCTGATCGATAAAAAGATCCAGCCGCAATTATCCCGCCTACCGGGTGTTGCACAGATCACCATCATTGGTGGCCAGGAAAGAGAGATAAAGATCAACATAGATCCTGCAAAACTCGAAGCGTACAAGCTCTCTATTTTGCAGGTACGCCAGGCAGTTACCAATGCCAACCTGGATTTCCCTACCGGTAAGGTAAAAACAGTGGAACAACAGATCCTCGTGCGTTTGGCCGGTAAATATAAAGATGTGGAGCAATTGCGGAACCTGGTACTTACCACTACCGCAACAGGCACACAGGTGAGATTAGGAGACGTAGCCGATGTACAGGATACGCAGAAAGATGCAGAACGTTTGGCCAGAGTAGATGGCATGAGTGCCATTGCCCTGCAGGTGCAGAAGCAAACAGATGCCAATGCCGTAACAGTAAGTGAAGCAGTGCAGAAAGCGATCAAAGGCATCGAAAAGGAATACGCAGCAAGTGAGTTGAAAGTGAAGATCGCAAATGATGCTTCCGTGTTCACACTGGAATCTGCGGATTCCGTGATCCATGACCTGATCATCGCTATCCTGCTGGTGGCAGCTGTGATGATGTTGTTCCTGCACAGTTTGCGGAATGCCATCTTCGTAATGATCTCTATCCCGGCTTCGCTGATCGCCACTTTCATTGGTATGAAGCTGATGGGCTTTTCGCTCAACCTGATGAGCCTTTTAGGACTTTCCCTGGTGGTAGGTATCCTTGTGGATGACGCAATTGTGGTGCTCGAGAATATATATCGTCACATGGAAATGGGCAAGAACAAAGTACGTGCAGCGTTTGATGGTGTGAAGGAGATCGGTTTTACCGTTACTTCCATTACACTGGTAATTGTGGTAGTGTTCTTACCCATCTCCCTGACGAATGAACTGGTAAGTAAGATCGTGCGTGAATTCTGTGTGGTGGTAATGATCTCTACCATGTTGAGTTTGCTGGCTTCCTTTACCATTGTGCCTTTGCTGGCATCCCGTTTTGGTAAGCTGGTACACCTCACCGGTAAAAATCCTTTTGAGAAATTCATCTTATGGTTTGAAAGGCAGCTGGAGAAATTCACCGCCTGGATGACAGGGTTGCTGAAATGGGCCCTGGCGCACAAAACCATCACCATTGTAGCATCCCTGGCTTTGCTGATCGCTTCTTTCCAACTGGTAGGCAAAGGTTATATCGGAGGTGAGTTCATCCCGAATGGTGACCGCGGACAGTTTATTGTGATGTTGGAAATGCCGAAAGATGCATCGCTGGAGCAAACCAATCTGGCTACCCGCAAAGTAGAACAGATCTTAGATAAAAAGAAAGAAGTAACCTCCTTAATCACTACAGTTGGGCAGACCTCTGAAGATGGTTTTGGTGCCTCACAGGCCACTGCCTATAAAGCAGAGGTAACGGTGATGCTGGTTGCGCAGAACCTGCGTGAATCGTCAGACATCCTGGGGGCTAAAGTAAAGAAAGAGTTGAAGGAGCAATTGCTAGGTGTGAAAGTGAAAACAACGCCGGTGAGTATCTTAGGTACTGCACAACGTGCGCCGATAGATCTGATCGTGATGGGTACCAACCTGGATAGTGTGATGGGATTTGCGAAAGTGGCCATGGCGGAATTGAAAACAATCGAAGGTTCCAGTGAAGTGAAATTGTCGGTAGAAGAAGGAAACCCTGAGATCAATGTGCAGGTGGACCGTGATAAAATGTCCGCCCTGGGCCTCTCGCTTGAAACAGTCGGTGGAACCATGCAAACGGCCTTCAGTGGTACAGCGGATGATTCCAAAGTGAAATTCCGCCAGGGTGAATATGAGTACGATATCAATATCCGCTTTGACGACTTCAACCGTAAAAACATACAGGATGTTGCTGCGATAGATTTTGTGAACAACAGAGGAGAGCTGGTGAAACTTTCCCAGTTTGCCACTATCACAGAAGGTTCCGGCCCCAGCCGTTTGGAACGCAGGGATAAGAACACCTCCGTATCTGTACAATCACAGGTAATGGGCCGTCCCTCTGGTACGGTAACACAGGAATTCACTGCTAAACTGGCCAAACTGCAAAAACCTGCCGGTGTATCTTATATCTTCGGCGGTGACGCAGAGAACCAGGGAGATTCTTTCTCTACGATGGGTGTGGCCTTGCTGATCTCCATCATCATGGTATACCTCATCATGGTGGCGCTGTATGATAACTATATTTATCCGCTGGTGGTGATGTTCTCTATTCCGTTATCTATCATCGGAGCATTGCTGGCACTGGCATTAACGAATAACACACTCAACATCTTTACCATCCTGGGTATGATCATGCTCATCGGGTTGGTGGCCAAGAACGCCATCATCCTGGTAGACTTTACCAACCAGATGAAAGAAGAAGGGCAGAGTACATACAACGCATTGATCCATGCCAACCATGCACGTTTACGCCCCATCCTCATGACCACCATTGCGATGGTGATAGGGATGCTGCCGATTGCATTGGCAACAGGTGGTGTGGCTTCTACTAAAAATGGCCTGGCCTGGGTAATTGTGGGAGGATTGATCAGTTCGATGTTCCTGACATTGATTGTGGTGCCGGTGATCTATATGGTGGTAGATAAGATAATGGCGAAGTTCGGCATGAACAGGATCTCTAAGAAACGTTATATCCGTCAAAGGATGGTGGCGCCAACAAGAAAAGAATTACAATTGGAAGAAGTGGAGTCCGCTTCGATGATGAACTAA
- a CDS encoding efflux RND transporter periplasmic adaptor subunit — MKKVLIYGVLTIAAIAAIMWKLTANKKANADKTEFVKQSNTGDVPVITEKVARVEFDQNFLANGNFEPVRELTFMSDVAGRITQLMVDEGSYVKQGQVIARIDNELLGTDLQAAKVNLEQLKVDKERYESAYKTGGVTQKQMDDTRLQYEVAQSKYDAASRKIRDTYVKAPINGTINAKYVEQGAYLALGTKMFDIVDVSRLKLKVTVPELQVINLQLGDKVEVTSNVFPEVKYTGKITFIAAKGDATLSYPVEMEVTNVSGKTLRAGMYGTANFAMPKQDAAILVSRTSFVGGVNSNQIYVMENNVAKVRKVVAGRIYGDKVEIREGLNEGETVITGGQINLTDGSKVTVQAK; from the coding sequence ATGAAGAAAGTTTTAATCTACGGCGTTCTAACAATAGCGGCCATCGCGGCCATCATGTGGAAGCTCACTGCTAACAAAAAAGCAAACGCTGACAAAACAGAATTTGTAAAACAAAGCAATACCGGCGATGTGCCCGTAATCACAGAGAAAGTGGCCCGTGTGGAGTTTGATCAGAATTTTTTAGCGAACGGCAATTTTGAGCCGGTACGCGAACTCACTTTTATGAGTGATGTGGCTGGCCGCATTACACAATTGATGGTAGACGAAGGAAGTTATGTGAAACAAGGCCAGGTGATTGCCCGCATCGACAATGAATTGCTGGGTACAGATCTGCAAGCAGCCAAAGTGAACCTGGAACAATTGAAAGTAGATAAGGAAAGGTATGAAAGCGCCTACAAAACAGGCGGTGTTACCCAGAAACAAATGGACGATACCAGGCTGCAATATGAAGTAGCACAAAGTAAATATGATGCCGCTTCCCGCAAGATCCGCGACACTTATGTGAAAGCGCCGATCAACGGAACCATCAATGCAAAATATGTTGAGCAGGGTGCATACCTCGCGCTGGGTACCAAAATGTTTGATATCGTGGATGTTTCCCGCCTCAAACTGAAAGTAACCGTACCTGAGCTGCAAGTGATCAACCTGCAACTGGGCGATAAAGTGGAAGTGACCAGCAATGTATTCCCTGAAGTGAAATACACTGGCAAGATCACTTTCATTGCGGCAAAAGGAGACGCTACTTTAAGCTATCCGGTAGAAATGGAAGTAACAAATGTAAGCGGCAAAACCCTCAGGGCTGGGATGTACGGCACCGCCAATTTTGCCATGCCTAAACAGGACGCCGCCATCCTCGTATCCCGCACCTCTTTTGTAGGTGGCGTGAACAGTAATCAGATCTATGTGATGGAGAACAATGTAGCTAAAGTCCGCAAAGTAGTAGCAGGAAGGATCTATGGCGATAAAGTGGAAATACGGGAAGGACTGAACGAAGGTGAAACTGTTATCACCGGCGGTCAGATCAACCTGACGGATGGCTCCAAAGTGACGGTACAGGCTAAGTAG
- a CDS encoding TolC family protein: MKKWIVSLLFLSTAGAFNANAQTETKQLSLQEALKYALANNQKLAVSRLEETIGKLKTEEVRAQALPQVNANGNLTDNIKKQVMVLPGELAGGAPGTVKVLEVGTTWNTSISGELTQQIYNQSVFTGLKAARSGEEYYRLQTAQTTENVIFDVTQLYYQLLVKKEKMSVLQTNIDKLTRLVETTKSQFDNGLAKKIDLDRIKVNLVNYQTQKSQLENQLKVDENRLKQKMGMPIETPVSMPSLALSDIERKAAATADFGTFDLSSRTETKLLKKTEELQQYQKRAYLAEYYPSLAFKGNYSYNGLSNKFDIFKGGNSTANWYGMSSIGLTLKIPIFDGFARRSRVKQANVTLQKIGQQLEENKLNLNTAFENARLQLLNNLSTIKTQKENVSLADEVYSSTQNNYNLGLASLTDLLNAETSLAEAQNSYNEALLQYKLAELDLIKSNGNLPSLLN; the protein is encoded by the coding sequence ATGAAAAAATGGATCGTATCCTTACTGTTCTTATCAACAGCAGGGGCTTTTAACGCTAACGCACAAACGGAAACAAAGCAGCTCAGCCTGCAGGAAGCTCTGAAGTACGCATTGGCCAACAACCAGAAACTGGCTGTGAGCCGGCTGGAGGAAACCATCGGTAAACTAAAGACCGAAGAGGTGCGCGCACAGGCTTTACCACAGGTAAATGCCAACGGAAACCTCACGGATAACATCAAGAAACAGGTTATGGTACTGCCCGGAGAACTGGCTGGCGGCGCTCCCGGAACTGTAAAAGTACTGGAAGTAGGTACCACCTGGAACACTTCCATTTCCGGGGAACTGACCCAGCAGATTTACAACCAGAGCGTGTTCACAGGGCTTAAAGCTGCAAGGTCAGGAGAAGAATATTACCGCCTGCAAACAGCACAGACCACCGAGAACGTGATCTTTGATGTAACCCAGTTGTATTATCAGTTGCTGGTGAAGAAAGAGAAAATGAGCGTGCTGCAAACCAATATCGATAAGCTCACCCGCCTGGTAGAAACTACGAAGAGCCAGTTTGATAACGGCCTCGCAAAAAAAATAGACCTGGACAGGATCAAAGTGAACCTGGTGAATTACCAGACACAAAAGAGCCAGCTGGAAAATCAATTGAAAGTAGATGAGAACAGGCTGAAACAAAAAATGGGCATGCCCATTGAGACCCCTGTTTCCATGCCTTCCCTTGCCCTGAGCGACATTGAACGCAAAGCAGCAGCTACGGCAGACTTCGGTACTTTTGACCTGAGCAGCAGAACAGAAACAAAACTCCTGAAGAAAACAGAAGAGCTGCAACAATACCAGAAAAGGGCTTACCTCGCGGAATACTATCCCAGCCTGGCTTTCAAAGGAAACTATTCTTATAACGGCTTAAGTAACAAATTCGACATCTTCAAAGGTGGTAACTCTACCGCCAACTGGTACGGCATGTCCTCTATCGGTCTTACTTTGAAGATCCCCATCTTTGATGGTTTCGCGCGCCGCTCCAGGGTAAAGCAGGCCAATGTTACACTGCAAAAGATCGGTCAGCAGTTAGAAGAGAATAAACTGAACCTCAACACCGCATTCGAAAACGCCCGCCTGCAATTGCTCAACAACCTGAGCACCATCAAAACGCAGAAGGAGAACGTTTCCCTTGCGGACGAGGTGTACAGTTCCACCCAGAATAATTACAACCTGGGCCTCGCCAGCTTAACGGACCTGCTCAACGCAGAAACCTCCCTGGCTGAAGCACAGAACAGCTACAACGAAGCACTGCTCCAATATAAACTCGCAGAGCTTGACCTGATCAAATCCAACGGTAACCTGCCATCACTATTAAACTAA